GCCACCTACATGAAGCGCAAGATCCACCTGCTGGAGCCGCCGACCGAAAGCGAGTTCCCCTTCTTTCACATTGATGTCGAACAGAATGTGATTGACCTGGACCCCGGCGCCAACGGCACGCTGTCGAACGACAACATCATGGAAGCCCGCGCCGACTCGGCCGGAACCCTGGACGTGGGGCCGGTCGCGCTAAGCGTCGAACTCCAGTCAACGGCCGAGATTGTCGAGGTGGAAATGCGCGCCAAGGGCCAGCGTGCCGACGGCAAGAACCGCGCCGACAAGGTCACGCGCTTTCGCTTCATTTCGGCCGACCAGATGGAGCCGCGCTTCTGGCGCATCTACACCGGCCAGGCCGACTTCAAGACCGACTACCAGTACCGCGTCAATGTCACGGTGCGCGGCACCCTGACGAGCAAGGGGCAGGCCTGGACCGGCCCGTGGGAGAACGCCATCGGCAACGGCGCGATCATGATCAACGTGCCGATGGCCGACGACCCCGGCGTGACCAAGCGGGCCCTGACGCAGCGCGAAATGTTCTCGGACACCCTGGTGCGCGCCGCCGAGGGCCTGGATACCGGCGCTGGCGGGACAGGCGCAGAAACGGTGACGCCTCCGAGCATCCCGGAAACGGTCACCACCGGCGGCGGCGTGCCGCCACCGCCTCCCGGGGCAACCCCCGTGGTCCAGCCTCCCGTGGCTGTGCCCGGGCAACCCGTGTCAGCGACGACGCAGCCGCCGCCTTCGGGACAACCGGTTCCGCCGCGTGAACGGCCGGTCACCAGTGAAGTCAGTGGCTACCGGGTGGGCGCCGATTCCGTGGATGGTTTCCGGGAAGACGACTATGAGTCGGCCAGTCGGGCGCGCCAGAGCGGCGGCGCCAAGGGCCGGGGCGCATCGCGCCAGCCGGTGTCCACCGGCACCGGCCAGGATCCGGAAGGCTGGGTCAATACCTGAGCTGACAACCTGACCCCAAACGGCGCCGGGCAGGGCGATTGAACCGCCTGCCCGGCCCTTGCTGAATATTTAGGATGTGGAAAAGTAGTAACTTCCCGTTCGTCATTCCCGCGAAGGCGGGAATCCAGCAACACGGGCTGAAACGTTCAAACGAGTCTGGATACCCGCCTTCGCGGGTATGACGCAGGAAAGTTATTGCTGACCGCATCCTTACCTTGCCGGGAGGTCCATGGCCATGTCATCAATCCTCAGCCCTTCGCCCTTGCGCGAGCCGATGCCGCAGAAGGCATCGGACGAGCGGGCAGCGGAGCCAATACCGGGGCCGGTGCGGCTGCCCGAACGCGAAGGCAGCGCCTTGCGGCTCGGCGTTCTGGAGATTCCGCGCCTGGTGCGCGGAAAAACCTCGCCCAAATTCTCGCTGGTCTTGCTGCTTTCGCGCGCGCCGGCTGCCGGTGAAGACTCGATCCGGCCGCTGCTCATGTCGGGCTACCTGGGCATGGAGCTGGACTACCGGGCGCCGGCAACCGAGACCGGGCAGCAGCCCCAGGCCCGGCCGATTTTTGCGCGCCAGGCCAGGGTGTCGCTGCATTCGCCGGGCCAGCCGGCCTTTGCCGTGGCCAGCCTCAGCGCGCCGCTGCTGCGCGGTGCGCTGCACACGCCGCTCACGCGCGACCAGACCCTGGCGGTGCTCGATGCGCTCAACGGCGAACCGGGCACGCAGGAGGGCGGGCTGGAGCTGAAGGCGCATATTGAATACCGCGCCGCCGCGCCTGCCGCCGGCTTCGCGCTCAACCTGAGTCCCGCCGAGTTGTGGGACAAGCTCAAGGCGGTTGCCGTTGATGGCGCGCTGTCGGAGGAATCCTTCCTGCAGGTTTTCGGGCAGCTGAATCTGCCTCCGGATACTTTTGCCGCATTTCGCCAGGCCTGCAATGGCCTGCTGGTTCCGGGCCCGGACGGCGCCTTGCTGGGTCGCCGCCCGGCACCGGGCTCAACTTGCCTGAATGGAGAAGGGCAGCCCGACACCCTGCGCCAGCTGGACGTAGCCTGTTCCCTGCAGGCGGTGCTGGGCAATGCCCTGAGCCCCGCCGACCGGGCCGCCTGCCTCAGCGTCGTCGGCCCTTCGGGGAATCTTGAAGGCGGCCCGCTGCTTGAAACCCTGACGCGCAGCAGTTCGCGCTCGACCCGGGGTGCTGTCGGCATGGGCGCCATGCTGGCCGGCAGCAAGGTTCAAACCGTTGCCGCGACCCTGCGGCCTTCGGTGCGTCCCTCGGCCACCTCGCACCTGCTCGCAACGCAGGCCATCCGCATCCAGCAGCCCGTTGCCACCACCGCCACCGTTTCAACCCCGGCCGTGGCGCAGGTCGCGCACTTCATGCTGCCTGAAGCCGTGTTCCTGAGGCCCGAGCTGATCGCCGTTTCGCTGCCGATCCTTAGCGACCTGAATGCACCGCTGCTTAGCGACAAGACCAATCCCAATTTGCGCTGGTATCTGCCGGCCATCGCCCTGGTGCGGCCCGCGCCGAACGAAGCGCCCGACACCAGCGCGTTTCTGTTTGAGTTCGAGCGCATCGGCACGAGTGAATCGGGCCGGCCGGCGATCCGCGCCAAGCTGCGCTTCACGCTGGATCTGTCCCGCCCTGCGGCCGCCAGCGCCGCGCTGGCTGTCAATACCAGTCTCACGGCGCGCATGATCGAGCCGGTCGAACCCTCGGTCACCTTGAGCGTTCCCTACATCGACGAGGCCTCGGGCGTGCTCAAGCGCGCTTCCTGCCGGGGCGTCGTCACGCGCTCCGGCAGCCGGCTGCTGGTCACGGTGGAACTGCTGAACGACGCGGCCCGCACCGCCTACGGCTCGCTGTCCACGGCGGACTTTCAAAGCGAAGCCGCGCGGCTCGACGTGGCGTTCCAGTTTTCCGGCTACGCACCGGTTTTCAACCGGCCGCAACTGGTGCTGGGCGGCAAGATATCGAGTGCCGTGCTGCTCGCGAAATCGCGCGACGATGCCGACAGCATCCTGGTTTCCTCGGGCGGGCGCGAGTTCGTGGTCCGGCCCGCCTCGGCGCACCTGGTGACGCAAAACCTCACGCTGGCAGGGCGCATCAGCACCTCGACCGCCGCCATTGCCCTGCCTTCAAAGATTCAATACGCCCTGCGCAGCACGATCCGGCAGCAATCGCTCGATGCGTTTTTCTCCTGCGCCGAACTGGGCGCCTTCTACCGCGAAAAGCAGGCGGCGGCCACGGTGTCCATCGGCTGCGCGGAGGCCTATCGCCTGGGCCAGGCCTCTTCCCAGACTTACCAGGAAGTGGTCGCGCTGAACCGGCCGTCCTACCGCGTGTTTCGCAATCTCCGGCAGCCGGGCCGGTTTCTGCTGGTTCCGCTGGCCTATGAAATCACGCGCCACGCGCCCGGCACGCCGGACCGTGAATACCGCCCGGCGCTGATCGTCTATGCCGCGCTGGACGCCGAGCGGCCCGAAAACAACCGCATCCGCTTTGAAGCCATGCTCGGTCCGGCGCTGTCGCCCTACGCGGTCGAAGACTTGCGCCGCCGGCTGCTGCTAGAGGCCGCCAGCCCGGTGCTGGAGCTGCCCAACATGCTGGCCCAGCGCACCGAATTCAGCTGGAACCTGACCTCGACGCCGCCGGTCGAAGCGGTGACTTCGGCCACGCCCGAATGCCTGCACACCGCGCTGGCGACCGACCTGGCCAGCGCCTTGCTGCTCAAGACGCTGATCCAGAACACCGGCTTGAGCGGCGCCGCCCGCTTCACCCTGGAAGACGGCAGCGTGGTCACTTCGGCGCTGTCGGTGCATCTGCGCCGCATCACCGGCCCGTGGCTGCAAGGCCCGGTCACGCTGCAGCCCAAGGGCGCCACGCTGCAGCTGACGAATCGCATCGAGGGCTCGATGGCGGTCAAGGATGTGTACCTGTTCAGCGGCTCGGCCGAGCCCGTGCGCGTTCCCGTCGAGGCCACGCTGGCGCCCGGCGCATCGCTCGACGTGGCCGCGCCCGGCGCCTACACCGCAGCCTATGCCGACGCCGACCCGCTGGCCGACGGCAACCCGACCTTTGAAGAGGTCCGGGCCATGATCGAGGAGATCGAGTGCAATGTGGTGTTCCTCGATGTCGTCAATTATGAAAACCACGGCCTCACGCGGCTCGACATTGACGCGCGCCTGCGGGATGTCCCGGGCGTCTTCCGGGTCGGCATGGAAAGCCGCCGGGGCGCGGTCAACTTCTTGCTGCCGCTGACGGTTTACCTGGCGGCGCGCATCGTTGAATTTCGGCTCACCAAGGTTTTTGCCGGCAAGCCCGATGAAGCGCTTCCCTGGAGGGCCTGGGACATGGAGGCCAACAGCAACATCGTCACGATCACCTCGGAAATGATTTCCACCTAACCGAAGACAACCCAAGAGGAGAGTTCAAATGGCCAAAGGAATTGCTGTCAACATCGGGCTGAATTTTGTCAACCCGGCCGCTTACAACGGATGGAACGGAGAGTTGGCGGGTTGCATCAACGACGCCCGCGACATGAACCAGATCGCGACGCAGCTCGGTTATGCCGCCACCTTGATGACCGACGCCGAGGCGTCGGCTTCCGAGGTGACACGCGTCATCGGCCAGGCGGCCCGCCAGCTGGCGGCGGGGGATATCTGCCTGGTGACCTACTCCGGGCACGGCTCTCAGATCAACGACGTGACCGGCGACGAGCCCGACGGCAAGGACGAAACCTGGGTGCTCTGGGACCGCCAACTGCTCGACGATGAACTGAACGGCCTGTGGTCCAGCTTCGAGGCCGGCGTGCGCATTTTCGTGCTGTCCGACAGTTGCCACAGCGGAACGGTTGCGCGCGTGATGAGCTTCCAGCAAAAGTTCAAGAGCGCGGAATTCGCCGCGCAGTACGACCGCCCGGTGAATGCGCCGCCGCGCGTTCGCGCCGCCGATCCGGCCGCCGTCCAGGCCAACTACCTGGCCAACCGGAGCAACTACGAGGTCAGCCAATGGACGCACCGGGCGTCGGTCAACGCCAGCGTGACCCTGATTTCGGGCTGCCAGGACAACCAGTTGTCGTCCGACGGCGACGCCAACGGCTTGTTCACGCAGCGCCTGAAGGAAGTCTGGAACGGCGGCGCTTTCAGCGGCAGCTATGCGCAGTTCCATTCGGCCATCGTCGCCCGCATGCCTTCGGATCAGACGCCCAACCTGTTCCGCACCGGCGTCGGCAACCTGGCTTTCGAGGCCGAGAAGCCGTTCACGATTGGCACCGGCAGCGCCGGCGGCACGGGGGCTGGCGGCGGCCTGTCGATCTCGGGGCCGTCGTCGTTCGCCAATGGCACAACGCCGCTCACCTTCTCGGTGTCCGTGCCTTCAGGCCATTACTTTGCCGTGGAAATCGCCACCGATGCCAGCCTGTTCAACAGCACGGCCAACGGCGCGCAGCGCAACGACAGCAATTTCTACGCATCCTGGAAGGTCAGCCCGTTCCGCCAGGGCAGCTCCTTCATGATGCCGCTGGATGCCTGGAACCGCCTGCGGCAGGGGGCCTCAAGGCTTTACTACCGCCTCTGGTGCACCAGCAGCCCGACCAGCTGGGTGAACTACCAGGTCACGACCAGCGATAGCAACGCGCAGTCCGCCCCCAGCGTTGCCCTGGTCGCGCAAACCCAGCCCGGCAGCGGCGGTGGTGATGCCGGCGTGCCCGCCATCACCGCGCCCACCGCTTTTCCGGCCAACGGCGCGGCGCCCCGCTTCCAGGTCAACCCGGGGGCTGGCCGTTATTACGCCGTCGAGGTTTCGACCAACAGCTGGTACTTCACCGACCAGTACAGCGCGCAGCGCAACGACAATAATTTCTACGGCTCGTGGAAAGTCACGCCCTTCCAGTCTTCGGCGCTGTATCCGGCGGCCTACACGCTGCCGGCTGAAGTGTGGAGCCGGCTGCGCGACAACGCCACGAATGGCCGGCTCTACTACCGCATGTGGTGGACCGAGTCGCCCACGCAATGGGTCGGGTATGGCTGCACGACGCCCAACAGTTCGGGCCAGAACGCACCGAGCTTTGCGCTCTCGCGGGAGTTTGACATGGATGCGCTGGCCCAATCGGGCGGTAGCAAGTAAGGCACAAGGGCTGCTGCGAGTCCGTATTTCTCCTTCCCCCAAAGGCGGGAAGGCGCAAATCGGGGATGCTGAGCAGTTACGAAGTTATCCAATCAGCGCCACTGCCTTGATCTGCACCCAGACCGGCTTGCCCGGCGCCAAGCCCAGTTCAACCGCTGAGCGCCTTGTCAGGCGGGCCAGCAAGGGCGAGGGGCCGATAGCCAGCCGCGTCAGCGACAAGGCTGGGTGGCTGTCATTGGCCAGTTCGCCGACGGTGGCGGGCAGGCAGTTCTGGATGCTGGTGCCGGTGACTTTTTCCAGCGCAATGCTCACGTCGCGCGCCAGGATGCGGATGCGCACCGCAGCACCGATGGCCTGGCCGCCGTCGCGGACCCACAGGCTGCCGCCCGCGAACGTCACCCGCGCCAGGTGCCAGGCTGCATCGCGCTCGGCCACCACCGCATCGAGCACCACGCCCGCATCCTCGCCCAGGCGAATCGGCAGGTCGAGGCGGGCCAGCGTTTCGGTCAATGGCCCGCTGGCAATCGCGCGGCCCGCATCCATGACCACGATGTGATCGGCCAGCCGCGCCACTTCGTCTGGCGCGTGGGTGACGTAGATGACCGGAATGTCCAGCTCGCCGTGCAGCCGCTCCAGGTAGGGCATGAATTCGTTCTTGCGCGCCAGGTCCAGCGCGGCCAGCGGCTCGTCCATCAGCAGCAGGCGCGGGCTGGTCAGCAGCGCCCGGGCAATCGCGACGCGCTGGCGCTCGCCGCCCGACAGCCCGGCGGGCTTGCGCTCCAGCAGGTGGACTATGCCCAGCAGTTCGATGGCGCGGTCAAACTCGACGCGCCGCGCCGCCTCGTCAATGCGCGACTGGCCGTACTGCAGGTTGCGGCGGATCGACAGGTGCGCAAACAGGTTGGCCTCCTGAAACACATAGCCCAGCGGCCGCTGATGCACCGGCACAAAGGTGGCGCCGTCCTGCCAGGCGTCGCCGTTGACGATGAGGCGGCCGGATTGAGCCCGGCTCAGGCCCGCCATGCAGCGCAGCAGCGTCGTCTTGCCGCAGCCGGACGGCCCGAACAGGGCGGTCACGCCGTGGCCGGGAAGTTCAAGATCCACGTCCAGCGAAAAGCCGGGGTAGGCCAGTTCAAATTTTGCCTGGATGGTCATGCTCAGCGGTTCCAGCCCCGGCTGTAGAGCACCAGCAGTACCAGGAAAGAAAAGCAGAGCATGCCGCCTGCCAGCCAGTGGGCGCTGGCGTATTCGAGCGCTTCGACGTGGTTGTAGATCGCCATCGACAGCACTTGCGTCTTGCCCGGAATGTTGCCGCCAATCATCAGCACCACGCCAAACTCGCCGACGGTGTGGGCAAAGCCGAGCACGGCGGCGGTGATGAAGCCGGGCCGCGCCAGCGGCAGCGCCACGGTCAGGAACGCATCGAGCGGCGATGCCCGCAGCGTGGCGGCGGCTTCCATCGGCTGCTCGCCGATGGCGGCAAAGGCCTGCTGCAGCGGCTGGATCACAAACGGCATCGAATAAATGACCGACGCCACCACCAGCCCGGCAAAGGTGAAGGGCAGCAGCCCCAGCCCCAGCGCCTGCGTGAGCCGCCCGCCCGGCCCCTCTGGCCCCAGCAGCACCAGCAGGTAAAAGCCGATGACGGCGGGTGGCAGCACCAGCGGCAGCGTGACGATGGCGCCCACCACGCTTTTGAGGCGCGAGCGCGAGCGCGCCAGCCACCAGGCAATCGGCGTGCCGATGATCAGCAGCAGCAGCGTGGTGAGGGCGGCGAGTTTGGCGGTCAGCGCAATCGCTGCCAGGTCGGAGGCTTGCATCGCTGGGGGATTCCTTGCTTAGGCCGTGAGCAGGAAAGTGACCTGCACGTCTTTGGGCGGGGCCGTGTAGGGTGCTGACGTGACCAGCAGGTCGGCGCCCGCTGCGACGTAGGCGGCGGCGTTGTCGGCGCGAACGCCGCCAGCGGCAGCCAGCAGCGGACGGCTAGGCGCAGGGAAGGCTTGCAGCGCCTCGCGGCAGGCTGCGACGGCCTCGGGCGTGAATTTTTCGAGCTGCAGCACGTCCGCGCCAGCTTGCGCCCAGCGCAGCGCCTCGCCGGGGTCGCCGACTTCGACGATGATTTTCTTTTCGGGCTGGGCGCGGCGCAATTGGGTGAGGGTCTGCGCCGGGGTGTCCTTGAGAAATAGCCGGTGCTCGGCGAACACCAGCAGGGTTTCCGACAACCCCAGCCGGTGCATGATGCCGCCGCCGGCCCGCACGGCCTTGATGGACATCGCCTTGGTGCCGGGCACGTTCTTGCGCGTGCAGGCCACGGCCACGCCGTTTGCTGCCGCGACGATGCCCGCCGTGGCGCTGGCGATGCCGCTGGCCCATTCGACCAGGTTCTGGGCGGTTTTCCAGGCCAGGTGCAGGCTGGCGGCCGAGCCTTGGGCTTCGAGGATCAGTTCGCCCGCGCCTGCGCGGCTGCCCGAGCGCATCAGCAGGCGCGCCTGGCTGCCTGCCAGCTCGAACAGGCGCAGCGCCTCTTCGCTGGCGCACACCGTCATCGTCTGGCGGGCGCGGAACTCCAGCTGCGCGGGCTGTTCGGCCAGCCCCAGGCTGTGCGTGGTCAGGTCGCCGCCGAGGATGTCATCGTCGAGCAGGCTGCAAAGTTGGATGTCGTTGAGGGCGCGCATGGGCTGGGTAGCTCGGTTTTAGTGGCGCGAGAACAGGTCGCGCAGCTTGCAAAGGCTCGTGGTGACGTCAAAGCGGGTATCGGGCAGGGCCTCGCCGGCCAGGATTTTGGCCAGCGCCGCGCGCGGATCGGTCTCGCCGGTCAGCAGCACCTGCGCATTCCATTTCTCCATGTGCCGGATGAAGCCGTCGCCCGCGCTGGCCGCCACCATGACTTCGATGCCGTGCAGCGGGTGCGGGCCGTCGTCCTGGAAGTGGTGCGGCAGCTGCTCCTTGCTGAGCTGGATACGCAGGGGCTCGGGCAGGGGCTGGCCGGGCAGGCAGTCGAAGACCAGCCAGTCGCGGCTCTGGCCCGCGTGGCCGGACACCTGCGTCCAGTGGTCTTTGGTGGCAATGGCGATTTTCATGGGGATAGGTTCGTAGGAAGGAGGGGTTTTGACCCGCCAAGCCATTTCCATGTCCGCCCTTACAGCTCGTAGCCGAAGGACTTGATGACGGCCCTGGCCTTGTCGCCCTTGAGGTATTTGACCAGCGCCTCGGCTGCCGGCTTGCCCTTGCCCTTGTCCAGAATCACCGCATCCTGGCGAATGGGCGGATACAGGCTGCTTGGCACCATCCACGCCGAGCCTTGGATTTTTCCGTCCTTCAGCACCTGCGACAGCGCGACGAAACCCAGCAGCGCATTGCCGCTGCTGATGAACTGGTGCGCCTGCGTGATGTTCTCGGCCATGACGATCTTGGGCTGCAGCGCGTCGTACACGCCCAGCGTCTTCATGGACTGCACGGCTGCCGCGCCGTAGGGCGCGAGCTTGGGGTTGGCCAGAGAAATATGGTCAAAGCCGCCATTTTTCAGCACTTCGCCCTTGCCATCGACCACGGCTGGCTTGGCCGACCAGAGCACCAGCTTGCCGATGGCGTAGGTGAACTGGCTGCCGGCGACGGCAGCGTTTTCCGTTGTCAGCCTGGCCGGGGTTTCGTCGTCGGCGGCGAGCAGCACTTCAAACGGCGCGCCGTTCTTGATCTGCGCGTAGAACTTGCCGGTCGAGCCGTAGGCGGCGACGACCTTGTGGCCGGTGGCCTTTTCAAAGTCGGCGGCGATTTTCTGCATCGGCGCGGTGAAGTTGGCCGCGACGGCGACCGAGACTTCATCGGCGTGCGCCTGGGCGGCAATGCCCGTCAAGGCGATCAGCAACAGGCAAAGGCGGCGGGATGGGTTCATGGCAAAAGCTCCTGGAGGTTGAGAGAAAAGAAAAAAGTCAGTCGATGGCGACGAGGAACACGCTGGGCGCCTTGAACACGGCGACGACCGGCAGGCCGACCACAAGGCCCAGCCGCTTCACACTTTCATCGGTGATGACGGCGGTCAGGACGTGACGCCCGCCGGGCAGGTTCACGGTGACTTCGGAGTTCACCGGCCCGGCATGGATGCGCGCCACGGTGCCCCGGAAGCGGTTGCGCGCCGAGATGCGGACTTCCTTGCTGTCGTCCTCGACCACCAGCACGATGGACGAGGCCTTGACAAAGGCCAGCACATCCTTGCCCAGCGCCAGCCCCAGGCTTTCGGCCGATTCGCGCGTGACGATGGCGGTCAGCACCAGTTGTGGGTCGAGCCGGATGCTCACCTCGACATCGACCACGCCTTCTTTCAGGGCGGTCACGGGTCCGGCAAACTGGTTGCGGGCGCTGGTTTTCATGGTCATCTTCCTTAGGACTTGCTGGAAATCGGCGGCGTCGGCGACACCGCTTTGCGTCAGGTTGTGGGTCAGTTTTTCAAGGGCGAGCTGGGATTCCTGCTCCAGCGCCCGGTAAAACGCAATCAGACGCCGGCCGAATGCGGTCAGCTCGGTGCCGCCGCCGCGCAGCCCGCCGGCCGAGCGATGCACCAGCGGCTGGGGTGCGACGTTGTTCATGTCGTCCACGGCGTCCCAGGCGGCCTTGTAGGACATCGGTACGGCCTTGGCGGCCTGCGAAATCGAGCCTTGCTGGTCAATCGCTTCGAGCAGCCGGATGCGCTTGTCGCCCAGGAAGTTGCCCATGGAGGTTTCAATCAGCAGCTTGCCTGTCAGCTTGGGGTGGGTTGGGGTCATGGGTTTTCTGGTTGGACGTGCAAGGTTCAGCGGGGCATGGTGTCGCTCAGGGACAGGCTGGTCTGGCATTCACCCCGGTCAAAG
This DNA window, taken from Polaromonas hydrogenivorans, encodes the following:
- a CDS encoding caspase family protein, whose protein sequence is MAKGIAVNIGLNFVNPAAYNGWNGELAGCINDARDMNQIATQLGYAATLMTDAEASASEVTRVIGQAARQLAAGDICLVTYSGHGSQINDVTGDEPDGKDETWVLWDRQLLDDELNGLWSSFEAGVRIFVLSDSCHSGTVARVMSFQQKFKSAEFAAQYDRPVNAPPRVRAADPAAVQANYLANRSNYEVSQWTHRASVNASVTLISGCQDNQLSSDGDANGLFTQRLKEVWNGGAFSGSYAQFHSAIVARMPSDQTPNLFRTGVGNLAFEAEKPFTIGTGSAGGTGAGGGLSISGPSSFANGTTPLTFSVSVPSGHYFAVEIATDASLFNSTANGAQRNDSNFYASWKVSPFRQGSSFMMPLDAWNRLRQGASRLYYRLWCTSSPTSWVNYQVTTSDSNAQSAPSVALVAQTQPGSGGGDAGVPAITAPTAFPANGAAPRFQVNPGAGRYYAVEVSTNSWYFTDQYSAQRNDNNFYGSWKVTPFQSSALYPAAYTLPAEVWSRLRDNATNGRLYYRMWWTESPTQWVGYGCTTPNSSGQNAPSFALSREFDMDALAQSGGSK
- the modC gene encoding molybdenum ABC transporter ATP-binding protein; this translates as MTIQAKFELAYPGFSLDVDLELPGHGVTALFGPSGCGKTTLLRCMAGLSRAQSGRLIVNGDAWQDGATFVPVHQRPLGYVFQEANLFAHLSIRRNLQYGQSRIDEAARRVEFDRAIELLGIVHLLERKPAGLSGGERQRVAIARALLTSPRLLLMDEPLAALDLARKNEFMPYLERLHGELDIPVIYVTHAPDEVARLADHIVVMDAGRAIASGPLTETLARLDLPIRLGEDAGVVLDAVVAERDAAWHLARVTFAGGSLWVRDGGQAIGAAVRIRILARDVSIALEKVTGTSIQNCLPATVGELANDSHPALSLTRLAIGPSPLLARLTRRSAVELGLAPGKPVWVQIKAVALIG
- the modB gene encoding molybdate ABC transporter permease subunit translates to MQASDLAAIALTAKLAALTTLLLLIIGTPIAWWLARSRSRLKSVVGAIVTLPLVLPPAVIGFYLLVLLGPEGPGGRLTQALGLGLLPFTFAGLVVASVIYSMPFVIQPLQQAFAAIGEQPMEAAATLRASPLDAFLTVALPLARPGFITAAVLGFAHTVGEFGVVLMIGGNIPGKTQVLSMAIYNHVEALEYASAHWLAGGMLCFSFLVLLVLYSRGWNR
- the modD gene encoding ModD protein, whose amino-acid sequence is MRALNDIQLCSLLDDDILGGDLTTHSLGLAEQPAQLEFRARQTMTVCASEEALRLFELAGSQARLLMRSGSRAGAGELILEAQGSAASLHLAWKTAQNLVEWASGIASATAGIVAAANGVAVACTRKNVPGTKAMSIKAVRAGGGIMHRLGLSETLLVFAEHRLFLKDTPAQTLTQLRRAQPEKKIIVEVGDPGEALRWAQAGADVLQLEKFTPEAVAACREALQAFPAPSRPLLAAAGGVRADNAAAYVAAGADLLVTSAPYTAPPKDVQVTFLLTA
- a CDS encoding NifB/NifX family molybdenum-iron cluster-binding protein, with translation MKIAIATKDHWTQVSGHAGQSRDWLVFDCLPGQPLPEPLRIQLSKEQLPHHFQDDGPHPLHGIEVMVAASAGDGFIRHMEKWNAQVLLTGETDPRAALAKILAGEALPDTRFDVTTSLCKLRDLFSRH
- the modA gene encoding molybdate ABC transporter substrate-binding protein, with amino-acid sequence MNPSRRLCLLLIALTGIAAQAHADEVSVAVAANFTAPMQKIAADFEKATGHKVVAAYGSTGKFYAQIKNGAPFEVLLAADDETPARLTTENAAVAGSQFTYAIGKLVLWSAKPAVVDGKGEVLKNGGFDHISLANPKLAPYGAAAVQSMKTLGVYDALQPKIVMAENITQAHQFISSGNALLGFVALSQVLKDGKIQGSAWMVPSSLYPPIRQDAVILDKGKGKPAAEALVKYLKGDKARAVIKSFGYEL
- a CDS encoding TOBE domain-containing protein yields the protein MTPTHPKLTGKLLIETSMGNFLGDKRIRLLEAIDQQGSISQAAKAVPMSYKAAWDAVDDMNNVAPQPLVHRSAGGLRGGGTELTAFGRRLIAFYRALEQESQLALEKLTHNLTQSGVADAADFQQVLRKMTMKTSARNQFAGPVTALKEGVVDVEVSIRLDPQLVLTAIVTRESAESLGLALGKDVLAFVKASSIVLVVEDDSKEVRISARNRFRGTVARIHAGPVNSEVTVNLPGGRHVLTAVITDESVKRLGLVVGLPVVAVFKAPSVFLVAID